The sequence below is a genomic window from Coffea arabica cultivar ET-39 chromosome 8e, Coffea Arabica ET-39 HiFi, whole genome shotgun sequence.
actaaatcaccaaaaattgacccaaaattcatcttcttcacAAGCTCCTTGGCCGAATTCCATagtgagagaaaagaaagaaggctTCAACCTTcaacttccatttcttgcacaaatcttgcaATCCAACCATCCAAACTTGAAATTATTCCATACAAACCTCTAGCTAGGTAGGATTGAggaagttggtggagttgttttggaagcaaGAGActtaagctactaccttttgtgagttatcaaggtatggtgtgtaaatattcattgtttgtttccaataatggtaaattcatgacttgtgaagGTTAGTTAGGTGATTTTGTGGAggttttcatgacttttggtggtgtttgatgaatttttgattttatgcataatttttctgtttttatatgtttaatgttgattggccatgtatgatggtctagtatgggttagaatgaagctttggtatgataattgtaaggattagtggaaaatttctggtttgaagcaaaaattccagattagggtttctttgaGAACTGTTCTACCTGGTACTATTCgactaggttagaggccgaattagccttaggttaaaacatgaaagttgtatagaatgatgctTTATAGtttgctacaaaatttcagctcaatcggagtaacgtaacctgtgaaaagactgaaatacccctgctgccctgtttctacccgaacttgagaattgcttctgtgattggctaatttgattgggaatgcttctgatttggttgttgatgtcttcttaagaattgtaacCTTATATcgtagctttcggatggctttggaatcacttgatttggacttaggtagcctgacttatgatgtttgaaccagaatgcggttggtgaacctgtttttgcggttctggttagTATATTGAAGTTTTGACCTGATTGCACTAGAAAATGGACTgggtagccttcttcaacattgtagcactatctcttagcttcgaaagggtgtatcttgcacctccatccgataatcgtagtgccaatggtgccaaaaccgcaaaaatgatgtcaaaaactgtttttatggtttagagcttaagtccatttccggatttccctggtttactctagtgcttatacattcttatggagccctattttggtagtatgtggaattggtttatgacttgtaatcgagtcttattgtgcttatttgaatattttagggcttgactttcatttccagtcattttcctagctaaattttgtacttgaatgactttgagcctattgaacggctattgaacttagattgttgtgtgtgtacctttgggtttgaatgaggaaaataatgaagccataaatggctagaaaataggtaaatacaaagggcgtgctgcccaaatttttgctcgagggctaagtttcgaTTTGAGCttgaatacttttgtttggccaataccatgaccggttttccattttatatcATGACGTTTTGTCTATACTAGCTTCTTGGgtatgagttgattttgaactatctaaacgattccgaaaacaatatttttagcctatctcgttggagtccgagttgtctttggtccaagtgttttccgcCGGACATTTTATAACCCGTTTGAGTTCGTTTTGCATTTGGTTTATCAAACCCTGGTTATTTCCGTCCTCCGATCCAAATATCCCCTTTTCACTATAAAGGCGTCTTTATGCATTTTACTTATCATTTGCcggtttttctttgatttcacttacttgtttgctcgatgaattgtaatattctttctcgttaaatcataggttttctcggtgactgagggtcatatctggaaggatattttggacgttattttgcataattaggtgagtgttccttgtttgttgtattttcttgacttcatgacttgtattattgtttgataacgtgttaagtgctttctatgatttccaaaacgagttttctaggcgagtgtgtactttatcgcactcgacctaaataaatgtgaaattttcaaagattgaatgattggaatgtacttgtgcatgaatgtaagccttttggctgaactgggccctacctcttgttaccgatcgactactacttgatcaagtagcggactcggtcgggcgatttggtgacctgggtgaacgtttggtatactcgagtattaccttgtaggttggtggagcctggccaatacccaggaagggttgaatgaaatgaaatgaacgaacgaacgaacgagggttttattgataaatgaaaaatgcattttcaaacgaatgaaggaaaggggaatgacaggagaacgaacgaacgaacgaatgaacgaatgaacgtatccttttcatgtatggtttattgtaaatgttgtaactgtttcttgacttatcgtttgatttatgacttgattctatgttcgaaacctcactgagcttttagctcatccctttagttttgttttccttaataggggaaggcgagcaagggcgagagctctgtaccGACTGgttgggtctagttttggttttgttttggttctcgccctagtgcttggcacgggctggttgtatggtgacttgggaacttttgtattctcgacggttgtacttctttctgagatagcaatgtatataagttttgttttaagttttcgATCCtcattttgctctttcttgtggttctatttctgatttgtgtgagttaACGACTGcgtcccgacgagagctgggcaggcggtccgctgaaccctctggttcgcctaagggggaagtggggctgtcacaggaaaTGTGCGGTCTTAGTTAAtcgatccactattacccaaattgcatcatgcctcttttgtgttcgtggcaaccctgatacaaaatccatcgttatgtgctcccatttccattcagggatctctaaaggctgtaacaGACCTGACGGTTTTTGATGCCcagctttcacttgttggcacgtAAGACACTTTTGCACAAACTGGGCAATCTCCGTCTTCATATTAttccaccaatacagactttttagatcttggtacatcttattattcCCTGGGTGCACCATATACCTAGAGCGGTgagattcctccaaaatctccctctTTAACTCCTCATCCCTAGGTACAACGACACGATTTCGGAACTTTAAGATTCCATCAGGATCTAGGTTAAAGTTAGGCAACTCCCatttcttcactttttccacccacTTTTGCACCATTGGGTCCTTCACTTGGCCCTCTTCAATTCGATCCAACAGTGTCGACTTCACCTCAATATTTCTAAGAATCACCTTCTTCGGTTCCAGACGAGGtttctgtgaggacccgtacttttcttaattgcacgttttctgcattttctttattagaaaatttttctagatcaattttatgagtaaatatagtttttaaatgatttttctagtatcggttagtttttgagaaattaagagtgaggatgctcacctcggccatCCTGCGTGTCCGAGGTGAACTCACCTCGTCCCTTATCAGAGCTCATCCGTATCTTGGGCATAACCCCTGAGCTCGGCCACTTCCCTAGCCTACCGTGTAGGTGACCTCGGCACCACCCACTTCAGCCGCACGCTGATGAGGTCACGACCCCTGACATCACCCAGGTccagtgctttatctgaaaagcactggagACTCTTAATGGAACCTGCTCAATACTCTCCGTCATCACACTCaggcggctacagtgtcagagtcaggCCTCCTGACACGGGACAGAGCCGTAATGACCAGAGAATGGGTCCCACCAGCATGAGCTCTCCGCTCTGTCCTCTACCCTCCTATAAATACCCCACATACACTCCTAGCAAGTAAGCATACACTGTTCATTTGCTCATACTCTAGCATAtttctcgttctcatactaacttgatcgtcggagtgatcccaggggagaagccccgccattCACTTCGGACAAGGAGGTTGACTTCGGATCCAGGAGTTCACCTCACCTCATCTCAGAGAGGACTGATTCATGTCGGTTCAGCTACCAACCAAAAATCGCctcttcaattggcgccgtctgtgggaacgagaTAGCTATTAAAATGAGATCCACGCGCTCCAGAAGCGGAAGAGTTCCCTCAACTGGGGCTGGGCAGACCTCGGGTGCCCAGCAAGACCGCATATCTGAAGAGCCAGGGTCCCAAAGGACCCAGCCCAACAATGAGGACGCCATCGCCAAGATGGCCGAGTTTGTATCAGACAACCCTAACATTTTTGAGGAGCTAAGAAGGTACCTCAAAAggcagggaaaagaaaaagccgAGTCTTCCAAGAGGAGACCGACGAAGTCCCCTGAAGTGCCCTCAGGCGAGGACTCCGAAGATGGGCGTCTATCTCGGAGCACCTCCAGGCGAGTCTCATCCAAGGCAACCTCCAAGATTGCCTCCATCTCCCGAGCGTTTTCTCGGGGACTACTGGGAAAACGAGCCGAGGACCCACCTCGGCGTCCCGGAGGCCTAGCTACTGACTACATGAGGGCTCCGCCCTTCACTGATGACATCAATGGGGAGATGGTGCCCCCAAACTTTAAGCTTCCCAATTTGCACACCTACTACGGCCGAGGTGACCCCGAGTATCACCTCCGCGCCTTCATCTCCGCATTCCGACTCTACTGCGTCCCCAACGCCGTGATCTGTCGGGCTTTCCCCATCTTCCTGCACGGGACCGGCCGGAAGTGGTTCTGGAGTTTAGAACCGGGGAGCATTTCCTCCCTGGATGAGCTGATAGACCGGTTCATCCACCGCTTTGTGTCGTCTCGACCAATAACAAAGACTTCAGCTTACCTCTTGAACCTGCAACAGGGTCAGGGCGAGTCACTTCGCTCGTACGCCCAAAGGTTCAACGAGGAGAATGTACAGATACCTGACCAAAACGAGCAGGTAACTATTGCTGCCTTCACCAACGGGTTAGTAGCACGGATCTTTAACACCGAAATCCATCGGCAGTACCCCCGTACACTCCGGGAGCTCTGGGAAAGAGTGGACCAGGGAATCCGAAGTGAAGATGTAAATCGCATGAAGCGAGAAGCCCAAGCATCTCGTACGGGGCAAGATCCCCGGAGGAGGAAAGACGCTGGCCGAGGTGAACCAGGCCCAAGTGGCACTTCGAACCAATCCCGAGACCGCCGAAGTGTCTTCGACCGGATCGTGAAAGGCAGATCGTCTACCTCGGACGCCGAGCTGACGCCCCTCAATTCGAGCCGGACCCACGTCCTGGCTGTGATGAGGCAGAATCACCTCGGCCGCAACCCTCCCGAAATTCCGGGGAGGAGAGATAAGAGGAACTCGAACCTCTACTGTGCCTACCACCGTGATGTAGGGCACGAGACTGAAGACTGCAATGACCTGAAGCGGGAAATCGAAAATTTGATCCGGCAGGGATACCTGAAGCAATTCGTCCGCAAGGATGGAGGCTTCAACCGAAGCGTCTCCCACCGGGAGAACCGGGGCCCCCGCCGAGACGACCGACGGGACACGAACATACATTGCCGAGGTCCCGAAGACCGTAGGGAGGACAAGCGGCCCCCACGCGATGGCTCATCGGGCTACGGCCCCAACATCGCCGGGGTGATCAACACCATCGCGGGAGGACCAACGGGAGGAGACAACCAGAACTCCCGGAAGCGGACCTACCGCCAGGCCGAGATGGAGGTGGCCGAGCCGAGCTCTCGGCTGTCCGAGGTCATCACCTACGGTCCCGCCGACCCCGTTCCTGCGGCCTCCAGCAATCATGAAGCTCTTGTGATTGAAGTCCTCACCAACAACTACGTAGTCAAAAAGGTCTACGTAGACCCCGGAAGCTCGGTAGACGTCTTGTACTACCGGACTTTcgaaagtttgaaactgaccAGGGAGCAACTCACTCCTGTCAGGACTCCCCTCGTGGGATTCGGGGGACACGTCGTCCACCCGGAAGGCATGTTGACCCTGGTGGTAACAATCGGGCGTCATCCACGCTGCCGAACTGTGCCTGTCAGTTTTGCAGTGGTCAAAGCAGACTCCCCCTACAATATGCTGATAGGCCGGCCCACGCTCAATGCCTTGAGAGCCGTATACTCCACCTACCACCTGAGCTTTAAATTCCCAACATCTGCGGGGGTGGCCGAGGTAAGCAGCGATGTGGGCGCCGCCCGGGAGTGCTACCTCGCCACCATTCAAGCAGCAGTCACCCCCCGGCCCTCACCGAGGTCAGAGGAAAAGAGGCCAGCGGTCCTCTCCATAGACTGTATCAACCCTCAGAAGGCAGAAGAGCCCAACAGGCTGGAGCCCGGGGATGAGGTGGAACTAGTGGTCGTGGATGAAGCGAAACCTGACCAAGTGGTCCAGGTAGGGGCGGGACTCCCCCCACCCCTGAAAGAAGAAATGATCTCCCTGATCAAAGACCACCGAGACGTCTTCGCGTGGTCCGCGGATGAAGTGGTCGGAGTGCCACCCGAGCTCATGACTCACCAACTCAACGTTGACCCGCAGGCCCGACCTGTGCGACAGAAACGAAGGCACTTCGGCCCCGAACGTAGCCAAGCCATATCGGATGAGGTCGACAAGCTCTTGCCGGCCAAGATGATCCACGAGGTCCAATATCCCACCTGGCTGTCCAATCCAGTCATGGTAAAAAAGGACACCGGGGGATGGAGAATGTGTGTCGACTTCACCGACCTCAACA
It includes:
- the LOC140012680 gene encoding uncharacterized protein; this encodes MRSRPLTSPRSSALSEKHWRLLMEPAQYSPSSHSGGYSVRVRPPDTGQSRNDQRMGPTSMSSPLCPLPSYKYPTYTPSKGEAPPFTSDKEVDFGSRSSPHLISERTDSCRFSYQPKIASSIGAVCGNEIAIKMRSTRSRSGRVPSTGAGQTSGAQQDRISEEPGSQRTQPNNEDAIAKMAEFVSDNPNIFEELRRYLKRQGKEKAESSKRRPTKSPEVPSGEDSEDGRLSRSTSRRVSSKATSKIASISRAFSRGLLGKRAEDPPRRPGGLATDYMRAPPFTDDINGEMVPPNFKLPNLHTYYGRGDPEYHLRAFISAFRLYCVPNAVICRAFPIFLHGTGRKWFWSLEPGSISSLDELIDRFIHRFVSSRPITKTSAYLLNLQQGQGESLRSYAQRFNEENVQIPDQNEQVTIAAFTNGLVARIFNTEIHRQYPRTLRELWERVDQGIRSEDVNRMKREAQASRTGQDPRRRKDAGRGEPGPSGTSNQSRDRRSVFDRIVKGRSSTSDAELTPLNSSRTHVLAVMRQNHLGRNPPEIPGRRDKRNSNLYCAYHRDVGHETEDCNDLKREIENLIRQGYLKQFVRKDGGFNRSVSHRENRGPRRDDRRDTNIHCRGPEDRREDKRPPRDGSSGYGPNIAGVINTIAGGPTGGDNQNSRKRTYRQAEMEVAEPSSRLSEVITYGPADPVPAASSNHEALVIEVLTNNYVVKKVYVDPGSSVDVLYYRTFESLKLTREQLTPVRTPLVGFGGHVVHPEGMLTLVVTIGRHPRCRTVPVSFAVVKADSPYNMLIGRPTLNALRAVYSTYHLSFKFPTSAGVAEVSSDVGAARECYLATIQAAVTPRPSPRSEEKRPAVLSIDCINPQKAEEPNRLEPGDEVELVVVDEAKPDQVVQVGAGLPPPLKEEMISLIKDHRDVFAWSADEVVGVPPELMTHQLNVDPQARPVRQKRRHFGPERSQAISDEVDKLLPAKMIHEVQYPTWLSNPVMVKKDTGGWRMCVDFTDLNKACPKDCYPLPRIDALVNAAMGYEILCFLDAFKGYHQIGMSEEDQEKTAFYTDRGTYCYTTMPFGLKNARATYQRLINRLFQNQIGRNVEAYVDDILVKSLATSSFLSDVREVFGVLRDSRMKLNPKKCVFGVTSGKFLGYLVSHRGIEANPDKVKAIQDMSPPRNIREVQRLNGRLAALNRFLSQSAEKALPFFKVLKNADQFAWTEECQAAFDQLKQYLHHLPTLASPRPEEKLYLYLSAADEAVSAVLIRDEGTQVPVYYVSRALRGPETRYTQVEKLVLGLVHAARRLKPYFLAHPISVRTDQPIRQILVRPEASGRLTKWAVELGEYDLSYEPRTAIKAQALADFLAELTFTEGPESTSALPEVSTSSLWTLYVDGSSNGEGCGAGLLLEGPQGEVCSYALRFDFPATNNEAEYEALIAGLQLARNLGAQQIHVRSDSQLVVRQVIGEYEAKDETMQRYLSKVHQLTAYFKSFEIQRIPRSQNKRADALSRLASTSFSDLNKTVLVEVLSEPGYVEEVAYPVHSEETWMTPFILFLGQGVLPEDRAEARKIQRKAARYALRDGELYKRSYLGPWLRCVTPEAGREALHEIHEGLCGAHIGHRMLAKKAMLLGYFWPSLRQDSQDFVLGCPSCQVHAPERHQPSNFMVPITSPWPFEQWGTDIIGPFPKAVGGYTFLVTAVDYFTKWVEAEPLRTISGLAIQKFFWKCIICRFGIPRVIISDNGRQFAENPFKTWCENLGIKQHFTSVGHPQANGQAENFNRTLLHGLRTRLHRAGSSWVEELPSVLWSYRTTPRSATQETPFSLTYGAEAVIPAEILTPSPRLAAYAAEVNDEERQLDLDLVEERRNLASARIASYKNTLAHYYNARVRHRRFQPGDLVLRKNSVSRAEPQGKLCPKWEGPYRVVESDPKGYCKVSYRDGSLVPRSWHAENLRLYYA